cgcctcacggagtttctcacagaccctcaacatggcggaaTTCTCCTAGGATAACGGCTGTAAAAGGAATAATCTTGAATGATCCCCTTGCTAGCTTTATGACTTGAACAAACACaggtcagaaaaaaatatccagTCGTGTAATAGAATTGCATAAAAATTGATGAGTCATGGAtaagtctacatgtatgtatcaccAAAAGAAGCATAAGAAAGAGCATTGTAAACAGGGGCTGCCTTGGCCTGGCACTTGCTGCCATAATTTTTTGGTTTACGTATCCTGTCCCAAATTTGGACTATTTTATACTACGTTATCTTCAGAATGCATCTGGATCTAAACCAACACGGTTGTCCTACCTTCTCGAGTGCCACCTATGCGCTGTGTCTTCAAGGAAACGGCGTCTCCTTGACCGGAGTTTTAAGGCGAAGCCTTAACTGCGAAGTCTAGTACGCCCCTCCCCTTCCGCTGCCCCAACCTGTTACCTGGCTACTTAGATAACCAAACTTCTTACCTGGCTACGTAGCTACACAGTCAGATAACCATTGACTTTTGTTGACGTCAGCGCACTCATGACGGTCACGCGACAAGCAGGGGACAAAGTCCACCTGCGTGTTTTTATTCAATAACACATGACAAAAACAATGGGGCGCGGCAAGTTAtaaaaacttattttaacaCTTGTTTTTGTCACGCCAGGTGCATTTATCTTGCTATATCGATGGGTTTCTTAGAAGGCAAATGTTTACCTGGAAAGATGGCTACATCGATTAACATGAATTATAATGTCCTTGTTCACATGATGATGCAGAtaatgtccttatttgcatgttATATTAACTATGTTAGCTTCCATGAGAATAACACAAGTCATTAGAAGTATGACAGTCTCATCAAAGCAACGAAGCCTATTGTAGCATTCACTCATTAATTATGTCATGGagccataatttgcataattcatgtttAATGGTGGTCAAGTTTTATCAAAAGCCCTGATGCTGCAAGTAGGAAATTCGCATAATTACCGTCTATGAAATTAGACTTAATTACTATGCAAACTagttcttctctttctcagttgcaTATGAAACATGGTTGTATAGTACTACAATCTTCTTTGTAAACTTTCCACACGTATTCTTAAAATTAGATCCTAACTAAtaatattttcattcattcattcaccacCACTGATTTTGGTCCAAACAATTGGAGCCAAGAGacgtatttttttcatcttgatTTATTTCAACATTCTATAGAATTGCTGTGAATATGAtacaaatatttacaggttAATCTATGCAAAACGCTAGAAATAAATTCTGCCTGAaacaaacataacgttatagaacGTACACTAAAAAGCTTGATCTCTCTTTTACTTTTTACGTTTTAGACCAATAAGGTATACTTAGCCACTGATAATCATACAATCTGGAGCTCTGTTGTCTCTAGGGTACTAAGATATTTCGCCCGCCTGTTCATTGGTGCATTGGGGATTTTTAGTGTGTTTGTTTCAATTACAGAAATATACCCATGCTTAGTAGAGCAGGGGCCTGTAAAAACACCCCTATGCCGGCCCGTTGAAAATGATCACCAGGTTACAGCATAAGTAAACAAATATTTGTCTTATTCCCCTTGGGGTAATGCTAGTATCTAGATGGTAATTACGCACTTTGGTTCTTGTTTTACATACACATTTAACTACATACACAAGAACgattataatagaaaaatagtCGTGGTAGACAAGCAAACATTTACAGCAATTTGCCCTTAAAATTTTATATGTGCACAAACAAAATATGAACAATTTCACCATGACGTAATTACATAACAAAGGCTGCATAAGCATCTGAAGCTTATATGAAATATAAAGTATGATCTGTGAAAACAAACTGTTTGCCTTATGTATTTCATATATTGATCAATCATTATGGGTCAACTGCTACTGTAACAATGGTAttacataaaaaaatcaaattaagcATTTGTAGTGGAATTACCGTGAATGCTAAGTTTACTGCTTTATTTTATAAGCTACAAAAGTTATGACTCGAAACGAAAGATCATATTCCCATTTACACTATAATATCCACTTTGATATATACAGTGTATCACTAATATACTACAACAAACATCTCTAGTTCTAAAAGTCTCGTTTGGCCCCATATGAAAATCAACTAAAATTTATTAATTTTACGTTTTGGACAAACAATGACAAATGTGGCACTACACTCAAGTTgacaacttattttaacagtgccactaAAATATACAACGTACAAAGAACAACATTCTTCATAAGGTAAAAGCTAGACGCATAGCCTTATTGAGGCCCctcctttttcttttttacttctttttcttaacattCATGTGATTGATATGAAACCCTAAGATCAATTTTAAGAACAACATAAGAAACCTGCCTTTTTGCAAATCTCGCGTCACATCGCAGCTATCACGTGCCGATTGTCTCGTGAGTTGAAGAAGACAGCGAGAATAAAATATTCGTGCTGTATTGAATGATTTAAGATGTTACAAAGTAGCTACATAACCTTATTTATCTTTGGAACAATAGCCCATCAACATTTTTGCGTTAtctttgtactatgattacctccatgaaatgtcatggaggttatattttaccctgcgtttgtgtgtctgtctgtctgtctgtgtgtttgtgtgtgtgtatgtaaacaagataactcaagaatagctgggtggattggtttcatacttggtgtgttggtagtgtgtgatgaaagctggaaatgattagattttgggccccctagcggctccccttggtactgcagcgcaacttccggttttgctatcttggtgttctgaacatgctatggtcacgatttttaagtgttagatagctcttgtgctcaggaagaaatgacctaagtttgggccccctagcgtctagttttgggatagccaggggcatttttgtcaaaaacttctgaagacgataactcaagaagggaacaacggattttcatcatttttggtatgtaggtaccttagacaatgttgtacatgataagatactaattatacaaaataggagcacatttgcataattaatgagaatattctatcatagcagttttttcaatgtatctcttgttccagacatgctatggtcttgacatttaggtggtagatagctgttagtgccataaacaagtggggcaagtttcagccccctaacattcaattgtggaattgcaggggtgtttttgtcaagacactccaaagaggataactgcagaaaggaacgacggattgcctgcattttaggcatgcaggtagcttaggcaaagatgttcataatgatatacatgttatgcaaatgaggacttaatttgcattattaatgaggaaattgtatagttccattgttttcaataactggacctcaatacatgtaacacatgttaattatgataggtggaatataagcagataccaaatatggtaataaggaacttatttgcatgatttatgtaaaaattgcaaaaccactttatgattaataatgggaattttataattgtgacatgtctacgttagtcaatgatgaacaacaccatgcataaattatgttaatttgttagtcaattgcatgaaatttacgaaagctctaaaatttcatggaggtatgaggtcgccgaactctagttttttttattttttatatattgATCTTATggggtggtcccttcagtcaGCAGACTGATTTTCAAGGGAGCCCTGTATAATATCACAGTGATTCTCTTTCTACGCATTtcaaaaattcaataaaagtctGACGATCGACGCTAATTAAGGTTACGTCATCAGGGCAGGTCGTGAGCAGGCGGCGGTGGCGGCCAGCTTTCCCTCAGGCCCTGCAGGAAATGTAGACTGCTCTCGTACTCATTTCCGCCAGGCGGCGTTCCTGAACCGTCGTCGCTGCTCGGCGACTCGTAAAACGCGTTGGGGGAGGGTGTCGGGATCTCGTAGACGTTTTCTGACGAGTGCGCGAAGGGACGAGTGCGCGTGCGCGCTTCTAAGCCCAAGGTGGTGTTCTTGTTCTCAAAGACGACGTCTGGCATCTCGACCACCTGTTgtctgttgttctgttgttttctatttgtaataaaaaaaataatgacaatgatattGCCCAATGACAATAACCTTTACTGCATGACCATGCCCAACATGGGCAAAATGAATTGAGTTTTGTAACTAAGGTCTTGAGAGGTTACGTTATATTTTAATCATTTCTCTCTCCTTAACAAATTGTgtagaaaaatgtacatttttttcattgcatTGTAATTTTGGGACGACATCATTAATCATACGTAAACGTTTCATCCATTGTTGAAGTACATGATTTTTGCACATATCTGTGTAGTAAAGTAAAGGCAAGTAAGATTAAATATAACCAAAATACTAACGCTGTGGGCGTCTGTCGAAGGCTTTCAGGAGGACATTTGCACTCACGTGACGAACCCGCCATGTTTGATGATTAAACTTGGAAGTTGTCACGTGGCGGTCGCGTGAACAGTGCATGCATGAATCCCCAAATCTACAGTTCTCACTCTTTCAGGTTTGCACAATCAGATTAGTGGATGTGACACTAacagaaaaacaataaaacagtaaataaaaacattgacgCACCTTTTGGTGAGAACGACAGCCAACATTATTGTACAAAGCACGAGCACTACTACGCCTGCGCCGACTGCTATCCCTATGATCAGCACCCAGTTGGTATCTgcaaaataaattttaaaaatcagCCACTcactcattggtcaaactgctgATTATCGTGCTATCATTAGTTTACTTGaaatgctaattgtgatggacagtcatgGTTGGATCAAAGCTTCATCAGACAGGTTCTTGTGATAGCATCCTTACCACAGCGACACCTTGCGGGAAGAAACAGGAGGACTTAGGCCCTCAGCAATTGTCAAAACGATTGCCAGATGAAAGTTGTTTAGTAGCATTTGTGATCTAGAAAACAAATCGTCGTCGGTCTTTCTTTAAAATCTACTGGTTGGTAGAGCCAGTCACTTCAACCACGAAATTTTCCCAATATTCAGCTTGAGGTTAATAGAAAACTATTGGGGGAATAAAGCAATAACATACTGAAGTCTTGGTGGGTGTGCGGTTCTATGAGAAGATCGTCTTTCGGTGGCCAGCACGCTTCCCGCCACTCAGCTGACTCGTTATACACAGTGGTCCGGTTAAGAGCTGTGTGTGATATATAAGTATGTATAACAGTTTATCATTCGGCGACTCGTTATACACAGTGGTCCGGTTAAGAGCTGCGTGTGGTATAAATGTGTATAACAGCTCAACATTTAACATGTGTGATAATTATGTATAACAGCTCAACATTCAGCCGATTCGTTTTACACAGTGGTTCGGTTATGAGCTGTGTGTGATATATAAGTATGTATAGCAGCTCAACATTAAACAGCCTCGTTGTACACAGTGTTACTGTGTGTGATAAACATTTCAAATAATTTCTAGTAGCTCAACATTCAGACTCGTTATACACAGTACTAGTGTGATAAATATTTGTAACTGTTCAACGGTTCCTACAAAAGTGCACTGAACAATGCATGACCTTCAACTGACCTTGATATGTCATAACGAATCCACGCCCTGTCTTACTTGACGCAGACCGGAAGGAGATGTGTAACGTTTCGGCACAGGTGATTCCGACTTCCGGTATGACGTCACCCGTGAAGGTAGTCCTGAATCCAGCGGCTGGATCCTCCATCGCGATGACGTCACCAT
The sequence above is drawn from the Branchiostoma floridae strain S238N-H82 chromosome 17, Bfl_VNyyK, whole genome shotgun sequence genome and encodes:
- the LOC118404672 gene encoding cubilin-like, which codes for MGACGGNLTDTDGFIYSPGFPGNYTKHVTCTWTITVPEYHVIDLEFTMLQLSDGDVIAMEDPAAGFRTTFTGDVIPEVGITCAETLHISFRSASSKTGRGFVMTYQALNRTTVYNESAEWREACWPPKDDLLIEPHTHQDFNTNWVLIIGIAVGAGVVVLVLCTIMLAVVLTKRKQQNNRQQVVEMPDVVFENKNTTLGLEARTRTRPFAHSSENVYEIPTPSPNAFYESPSSDDGSGTPPGGNEYESSLHFLQGLRESWPPPPPAHDLP